A window from Drosophila subobscura isolate 14011-0131.10 chromosome O, UCBerk_Dsub_1.0, whole genome shotgun sequence encodes these proteins:
- the LOC117897985 gene encoding rho GTPase-activating protein 100F isoform X8 translates to MQWKKKFTRLKAATGNSRVRRMLCCGRRKENGRSVPDVTASPGRAPPGPLPANQLSSLGNQQQQHGNQQQQHHGNQQQQHHGNQHQNRGQSGSISNAGVKDPVLLQGDFRKVSGISSEIFRQIEAVENDHDPNTAAALEAVERRGEMIVRILEPRCMGSKQAVDAAHKLMNKADGRHTVQLVEIVKRPGQTLGLYIREGNGADRTDGVFISRIALESAVYNSGCLRVGDEILAVNLVDVTHMSLDDVVIIMSIPRRLVLAIRQRRGNRGTNSPGPPTLSRPEQKPPPVVVIKRDLRDEDLDETDRMQRPPRSSRERRTGDGREMTESRSRLGLGLNNYSPQSEQLDMYYNTRGGGGGGGGGMPLNAMGEPPNWGYKPPPPPSSVITEQPTKGHAFAPSHAYYQNAGTLESLAEKVHAFYPGAPGQPVGPSRRMSTGTGNVGLAQQHARFPRSGSDQHLPRVEYADYSNSLGRHSLLRSSLKPGTGAPPMPVGVGGTLGRYGRYDQQRANTVSKYGPPAAGAQSLTRRSRPNLDYSSDTEATIGPRPSYYYYNRPAIGSMPRGAGGHVSGSAAATAALLASAADLNKFNSLPRERPGVRLQGIRTRISDRLVDENDGNTSAPEFDVRRGRDLRQRITASPSIFTADEYRAWLRRAPSSSAIAEQMRMTRDMFAQPRSQRFSCSAENIHDALRNTESIYSSRTGILGAGTLDRNMGLTRPISALPVRSMSSQHIGGAGSIRSPSIRRMRQLLELSAGPASPSGSIMSTGGHQSPAPTPSATLPRQHRQIDINPAEFAKYKLDKPIVDIGGVSGMLWIHLLAGRGLRTAPEGSGAQPGAPPGQTRDLYCVIECDRVHKARTVVRSGDLQFDWDESFELDLVGNKQLDVLVYSWDPQHRHKLCYRGAISLSAILRQSPLHQLALKVEPRGTIYIRMRHTDPLALYKRRGLPSLRAGYPTLFGADLETVVNRESKGAPGCAPVPIVLRRCVEEVERRGLDIIGLYRLCGSATKKRLLREAFERNSRAVELSPEHVPDINVITGVLKDYLRELPEPLFTRCLFQMTVDALAVCLPDDPEGNAKLMLSILDCLPRANRATLVFLLDHLSLVVSNSERNKMSAQALATVMGPPLMLHSASAQPGADIDHAQPIAVLKYLLQIWPQPQAQHQQLAQHMGGAVQGGSMMSGLATAGSMSNMAGVASGRRGESTGQRGSKVSALPADRQQLLLQQQQQLMAAGNLLRSSTSPYQLAGSVGSAIPDQSPLPLPGTPSPGSSSASTGSGSGSGSGKSTDTIKRGASPVSVKQVKIIDTASPYSIVQKKPPLQKDAPIDAITPTTQSDAIGSALGLGKSYSGSGSSSTTTRKGNVDFYEPHKALSKSSAGDDFTTSYSSKYASLDTKKSGGYSGSSSYTPSKSSLNASDEYKAMRNKSSATSSSSSSQATVLSAGSTATSAPTTSSDDSDDLLSYKSSASTNALLAQSQAMTTSQLMSKYLKREPRVQFTPIKSPESPSPPGGGDGLPKGTYQLVTPTGPGSSSSLKPSATTGAISKHTTSSPSQADTNTNHTNNSQKLSSPSRLANKDSKSGAAVSGSSSIVSTGRRLFDSLASSSSSETETKTYIGGTTANASASSSTTTYTNDSRNTASSSNKSVAGSGSGSGSGSEHRSYGSALFGSSGLGNGNGASGTHNHLGNSTNSPFTSTNGNGNHNAMHLYGTLPKSGANASSGAALFGSSASSSYHSSSGAGTTTSSGVSSMTGSTNSYDFYTSSTSSGGSSSRPFTNGGNNYHTLGTYRAQYAATNPFLDAFDEKPSSNGGNGGSNNGHGEDKLGADKGGHHRATVMAAFQSSGDSKNGSDEYDDLK, encoded by the exons GAGAATGGAAGATCAGTTCCTGATGTTACCGCCAGTCCGGGACGCGCCCCGCCCGGACCGCTGCCCGCCAATCAGCTGTCCTCGCtgggcaaccagcagcagcagcacggcaaccagcagcagcagcaccatggcaaccagcagcagcagcatcatggGAATCAGCACCAGAACCGCGGACAGAGCGGCAGCATCTCGAATGCTGGCGTCAAGGAtccggtgctgctgcagggcgaCTTTCGCAAGGTCAGCGGCATCAGCTCGGAGATCTTTCGCCAGATAGAGGCCGTTGAGAATGATCACGATCCGAATACGGCGGCGGCCCTGGAGGCGGTGGAGCGGCGCGGTGAGATGATCGTTCGCATTCTGGAGCCACGCTGCATGGGCAGCAAGCAGGCGGTGGATGCGGCCCACAAGCTGATGAACAAGGCCGATGGCCGGCACACCGTGCAGCTGGTGGAGATTGTCAAGCGACCGGGGCAGACACTGGGCCTGTACATACGCGAGGGCAATGGCGCGGATCGCACCGATGGCGTGTTTATATCCCGCATAGCCCTGGAATCGGCGGTGTACAACAGCGGCTGCCTGAGG GTGGGCGATGAAATCCTTGCCGTCAATCTGGTGGACGTTACACACATGTCGCTGGACGATGTTGTCATCATCATGTCAATTCCACGCCGCCTGGTGCTCGCCATACGCCAGCGGCGCGGCAATCGTGGCACCAACTCCCCCGGTCCGCCCACGCTCTCACGCCCGGAGCAGAAGCCACCGCCGGTGGTGGTGATCAAGCGTGATCTCAGGGATGAGGATCTGGACGAAACGGATCGCATGCAGAGGCCGCCGCGCTCATCACGTGAAAGACGTACAG GTGATGGCCGCGAGATGACCGAATCCCGCTCCcggctgggtctgggcctcAACAACTACAGCCCGCAGTCGGAGCAGCTGGACATGTACTACAATACGCGTGGaggaggtggcggtggaggcggtggcatGCCCCTCAATGCCATGGGTGAGCCACCGAACTGGGGCTACaagccgccgccaccgccctcGTCGGTGATCACGGAGCAGCCCACCAAGGGGCATGCCTTTGCGCCCTCGCACGCGTACTACCAGAACGCCGGCACGCTGGAGAGCCTCGCCGAGAAGGTGCACGCCTTTTATCCCGGTGCACCCGGACAGCCGGTGGGTCCGTCGCGTCGCATGTCCACGGGCACCGGCAATGTGGGTCTGGCCCAGCAGCATGCGCGCTTCCCGCGCTCCGGCTCGGATCAGCACTTGCCGCGCGTGGAGTACGCGGACTACTCCAACTCCTTGGGCCGCCACTCGCTGCTGCGCTCCAGCCTGAAGCCCGGCACTGGCGCACCGCCCATGCccgtgggtgtgggtggcaCACTGGGCCGCTACGGACGCTACGATCAGCAGCGTGCCAATACGGTGTCCAAGTACGGACCGCCAGCTGCCGGCGCACAGTCGCTGACGCGTCGCTCGCGGCCCAATTTGGACTACTCCAGCGACACGGAGGCCACGATCGGACCGCGGCCCAGTTACTATTACTACAACAGGCCCGCCATTGGCAGCATGCCGCGTGGCGCCGGTGGCCATGTGAGCGGAAGTGCCGCTGCCACGGCAGCGCTGCTGGCAAGTGCCGCAGATCTCAACAAGTTCAACTCGCTGCCCAGGGAGCGGCCCGGCGTGAGGCTGCAGGGCATACGCACCCGAATCAGCGATCGCTTGGTGGACGAGAACGATGGCAACACCTCGGCGCCAGAGTTTGACGTGCGACGCGGCAGGGATCTGCGCCAGCGCATCACCGCCAGTCCCTCGATCTTCACAGCGGACGAGTACCGCGCGTGGCTGCGGCGAGCGCCCAGCAGCTCGGCCATTGCGGAACAGATGCGCATGACGCGCGACATGTTTGCCCAGCCGCGATCGCAGCGCTTCTCCTGCAGCGCCGAGAACATTCACGATGCATTGAGGAAT ACGGAGAGCATTTACTCGAGCAGAACGGGCATACTCGGCGCGGGCACCCTCGATCGCAATATGGGCCTCACGCGTCCCATTTCCGCACTGCCTGTGCGCTCCATGTCCTCGCAGCATATTGGTGGAGCGGGTTCCATACGCTCCCCGAGCATACGACgcatgcggcagctgctggaactgTCCGCTGGCCCGGCCAGTCCTAGTGGCAGCATCATGAGCACCGGCGGCCATCAGAGTCCGGCACCAACGCCCAGCGCCACGCTGCCGCGGCAGCATCGACAGATTGACATCAATCCGGCAGAGTTTGCCAAGTACAAGCTGGACAAGCCAATAGTGGACATTGGCGGGGTCTCGGGCATGCTGTGGATTCATCTGCTGGCGGGTCGTGGATTGCGCACAGCTCCTGAGGGTTCCGGAGCACAGCCTGGTGCGCCGCCTGGCCAGACCAGAGATCTCTACTGCGTCATCGAGTGCGATCGCGTGCACAAGGCACGCACTGTGGTGCGCTCGGGCGACCTGCAGTTCGACTGGGACGAGTCCTTCGAGCTGGATCTGGTGGGCAACAAGCAGCTGGATGTGCTCGTCTACTCCTGGGACCCCCAGCACAGGCACAAACTCTGCTATCGTGGCGCCATTTCGCTGTCGGCCATACTGCGGCAGTCGCCGCTGCATCAGCTGGCGCTCAAGGTGGAGCCGCGCGGCACCATCTACATACGCATGCGGCACACGGATCCACTGGCGCTGTACAAGAGGCGTGGCCTGCCCAGCCTGCGTGCCGGCTATCCGACGCTGTTCGGCGCCGACCTGGAGACGGTCGTCAACCGGGAGTCCAAGGGCGCACCGGGCTGTGCCCCCGTGCCAATTGTGCTGCGACGCTgcgtggaggaggtggagcggCGCGGCCTCGATATAATCGGGCTGTATCGCCTGTGCGGCTCGGCCACCAAGAAGCGTCTGCTGCGCGAGGCCTTCGAGCGCAACAGCCGTGCCGTGGAATTGAGCCCGGAACATGTTCCTGACATCAATGTCATCACGGGTGTGCTCAAGGACTACCTCAGGGAGCTGCCCGAGCCGCTGTTCACGCGCTGCCTCTTCCAGATGACAGTGGATGCATTGG CCGTCTGCTTGCCGGATGATCCCGAGGGCAATGCAAAACTGATGCTTAGCATTCTCGATTGCCTGCCCAGAGCGAATAGG GCCACCCTTGTGTTCCTGCTCGATCATCTCTCGCTGGTCGTTTCCAACTCGGAGCGCAACAAGATGTCCGCCCAGGCGCTGGCCACGGTGATGGGCCCACCGCTGATGCTGCATTCGGCCAGCGCACAGCCGGGCGCTGACATCGATCACGCCCAGCCGATAGCAGtgctcaaatatttgctgcaaatctggccacagccgcaggcgcagcatcagcagctggcACAGCACATGGGCGGCGCCGTACAGGGTGGATCGATGATGAGCGGCCTGGCCACGGCCGGCAGCATGAGCAACATGGCGGGCGTTGCTTCAG GTCGGCGCGGCGAGTCAACAGGGCAGCGTGGAAGCAAAGTCAGTGCGTTGCCAGCGGACAGACAGCAACTTctactgcagcagcagcagcagctcatggCGGCGGGCAACCTACTCCGCTCGTCCACTTCG CCCTATCAATTGGCGGGATCAGTGGGCTCAGCAATTCCCGACCAatcgccactgccacttccaggCACACCCTCCCCAGGCAGTAGCTCAGCGTCGACGGGTTCGGGCTCCGGATCGGGCTCGGGTAAAA GCACGGATACCATCAAGCGCGGTGCTTCACCTGTCTCCGTTAAGCAAGTCAAAATCATCGATACGGCCAGCCCCTATTCCATTGTGCAGAAGAAGCCGCCGCTGCAGAAGGATGCACCCATAGATGCCATCACACCCACCACCCAATCGGATGCAATCGGATCAGCCCTAGGTCTGGGCAAAAGctacagcggcagcggcagcagcagcacgacaaCACGCAAAGGCAACGTTGACTTCTATGAACCGCACAAAGCGCTGTCCAAGAGCTCGGCCGGCGACGACTTCACCACTAGCTACAGCTCCAAGTACGCCAGCCTGGACACGAAGAAGAGCGGCGGctacagcggcagcagcagctacacaCCCAGCAAGAGCAGCCTCAATGCCAGCGATGAGTACAAGGCGATGCGCAACAAGTCGAGTGCCACCTCAAGCTCCAGCTCATCGCAGGCCACGGTGCTGAGTGCCGGCTCGACGGCCACCTCGGCACCCACCACCTCCTCCGATGACTCGGACGATCTGCTGTCGTACAAGTCGTCGGCCTCCACCAATGCCTTGCTGGCCCAGTCGCAGGCCATGACCACCAGCCAGCTGATGTCGAAGTACTTAAAGCGAGAGCCGCGGGTACAGTTTACTCCGATCAAGTCGCCAGAGTCTCCATCGCCGCCTGGCGGTGGGGATGGTCTGCCCAAGGGCACCTACCAACTGGTCACGCCCACTGGCCCCGGCTCCAGCTCTTCTCTCAAGCCCAGCGCCACAACGGGAGCGATCAGCAAGCACACCACATCGTCGCCAAGCCAAGCGGACACGAACACTAatcacaccaacaacagccagaagTTGTCCTCGCCCTCGCGCCTCGCGAACAAGGACAGCAAGTCCGGAGCAGCGGTAAGTGGCTCCTCCTCGATTGTGTCGACCGGGCGGCGGCTGTTTGACAGCCtggcctcatcctcatcgtcggaGACGGAGACCAAGACCTACATTGGTGGAACCACAGCCAATGCCAGTGCATCCAGCAGCACGACAACCTACACCAACGACTCGCGGAACACAGCCAGCAGTAGTAATAAGTCGGTagcgggttcgggttcgggttcgggctCAGGCTCAGAGCACCGAAGCTATGGCAGCGCTCTCTTCGGGAGCAGCGGccttggcaatggcaatggggcCAGCGGCACCCACAACCATTTgggcaacagcaccaacagtCCCTTCACCAGcaccaatggcaatggcaaccaCAATGCCATGCATCTGTATGGCACTCTGCCAAAGAGTGGGGCCAATGCCAGTTCGGGTGCTGCCTTGtttggcagcagcgccagttCCTCCTACCACTCGAGCAGCGGTGCGGGCACGACAACCAGCAGCGGTGTCAGCTCCATGACGGGCTCCACCAATAGCTATGACTTCTACACGAGCAGCACCtcgagcggcggcagcagttcGCGTCCCTTTACCAATGGGGGCAACAATTACCACACCCTGGGCACATATCGGGCGCAGTATGCGGCCACCAATCCCTTCCTCGATGCCTTCGACGAGAAGCCCAGCAGCAATGGGGGCAACGGCGGTAGTAACAATGGCCATGGGGAGGATAAGCTCGGGGCGGACAAGGGCGGACATCATAGGGCGACCGTGATGGCGGCATTCCAATCGTCGGGCGACTCCAAGAACGGTAGCGATGAGTACGATGATCTCAAGTGA